Proteins from a genomic interval of Equus quagga isolate Etosha38 chromosome 13, UCLA_HA_Equagga_1.0, whole genome shotgun sequence:
- the KPTN gene encoding KICSTOR complex protein kaptin yields the protein MGEAAVAVGPCPLREDSFTRFSSQSNVYGLAGGAGGRGELLAATLKGKVLGFRYQDLRQKIRPVAKELQFNYIPVDAEIVSIDTFNKSPPKRGLVVGITFIKDSGDKGSPFLNIYCDYEPGSEYNLDSIAQSCLNLELQFTPFQLCHAEVQVGDQLETVFLLSGNDPAIHLYKENEGLHQFEEQPVENLFPELTNLTSSVLWLHVHNLPGTSRRLSALGCQSGYVRVAHVDQRSREVLQTWTVLQDGPISRVILFSLSAPEETKDRPQQDEYSVLVASMLEPAVVYRDLLSRGLEDQLLLPGSDQFDSILCALVTDVDLDGRPEVLVATYGQELLCYKYCGPESERGFRLLWRRSFSSPLLAMAHVDLTGDGLRELAVVSLKGVHILQHSLIQASELVLTRLRHQVEQRRRQPQRLGDAVGPGPAETPAP from the exons ATGGGGGAGGCGGCCGTGGCAGTGGGGCCTTGCCCGCTGCGCGAGGACAGCTTCACGCGCTTCTCCTCGCAGAGCAACGTGTACGGGCTGGCTGGCGGCGCGGGCGGGCGCGGGGAGCTGCTGGCCGCCACCCTTAAAGGCAAGGTGCTGGGCTTCCGCTACCAGGACCTCCGACAGAAAATCCGGCCGGTGGCCAAGGAGCTGCAGTTCAACTACATCCCCG TGGACGCCGAGATTGTCTCCATCGACACCTTCAACAAGTCGCCCCCAAAGCGGGGCCTAGTTGTGGGGATCACGTTCATCAAG GATTCCGGGGACAAGGGCAGCCCCTTTCTTAACATTTACTGTGACTACGAGCCTGGCTCTGAGTACAACCTCGACTCCATTGCCC AGAGCTGCCTGAACCTGGAGCTCCAGTTCACGCCTTTCCAGCTGTGCCATGCAGA GGTTCAGGTCGGGGATCAACTGGAGACCGTGTTTCTCCTGAGTGGGAATGACCCTGCCATTCATCTCTACAAGGAG AATGAGGGGCTGCATCAGTTTGAGGAACAGCCCGTGGAAAACCTCTTCCCGGAGCTCACGAACCTCACCAGCAG CGTCCTCTGGCTTCACGTCCACAACCTCCCCGGCACATCCCGGCGACTCTCGGCTCTCGGCTGTCAGAGCGGATATGTCCGTGTCGCCCACGTGGACCAGCGGAGTCGAG AGGTTCTGCAGACGTGGACAGTCCTGCAGGATGGCCCCATCTCCCGGGTGATCCTGTTCAGCCTCTCGGCCCCCGAGG AGACCAAGGACAGGCCCCAGCAGGACGAGTACAGCGTGCTCGTGGCCAGCATGTTGGAGCCAGCAGTGGTGTATCG GGACCTCCTGAGCCGGGGCCTGGAGGACCAGCTTCTCCTGCCCGGCAGCGACCAGTTTGACAGCATCCTCTGTGCCCTGGTCACCGATGTCGATTTGGACGGGCGGCCGGAAGTCCTGGTGGCCACCTACGGACAG GAGCTGCTCTGTTATAAGTACTGTGGCCCCGAGTCCGAGCGCGGATTCCGCCTGCTGTGGCGGCGGAGTTTCTCCAGCCCGCTGCTGGCCATGGCTCACGTGGACCTGACCGGGGACGGGCTGCGGGAGCTGGCCGTGGTCTCCCTCAAGGGCGTGCACATCCTGCAG CACAGCCTGATCCAGGCCTCGGAGCTGGTCCTGACCCGGCTTCGGCACCAGGTGGAGCAGAGGAGACGTCAGCCACAAAGGCTGGGGGACGCGGTGGGTCCAGGGCCTGCGGAGACCCCGGCTCCCTGA